The proteins below come from a single Clupea harengus chromosome 21, Ch_v2.0.2, whole genome shotgun sequence genomic window:
- the pum3 gene encoding pumilio homolog 3 isoform X1, with protein sequence MVRVTMDVKPKKKSFVHKDGKKSGEGGAMSGKPKGKGLGKPGKRPFKPFDAGKGKKFDGPGKKFDGPRKKFDGPKKKFDGPKKKFDGPAKKFDGPAKKFDGPGKKFDGPRKKFDGPGKKFDGPRKKFDGPGKKFDGPGKKFDGPGKKFDGPGKKFDGTGKNGPQKFIKKTPNDGKFSQKRKFQPGKEGENGSEAKKPKWDEFKQQKKELKQNRQQLERKDTFHVISRAKQVWEAVRRKDCDKDKRAKLMNELHDLVQGKIKSIAFAHDSTRVLQCFIQFGNEKQRQEVFDELKDSFVELSKSKYARNIVKKFLMYGSKQQVGEVMLAFKGNVRTMLRHSEASSVVEYAYNDKAILPQRLMLTEELYGNTFQVLKSTVCPTLDKVLEMNPGKIDGIMEEMKQILTPMSQKEAVVKHSLVHKVFLDFFLHAPAKQRTEMIESIRESVVYMAHTHDGARVAMHCLWHGTPKDRKVIVKTLKTYIDKFSVGEYAHLALLAAFDCIDDTKLVKQLIISEIIASLTEIISNKHGRKVLLYLLCPRDPANLLPEIIQLLEKGDGNAYSKKDTAVRRQELLEAVSPTLLQHLTENARAMVTDKGSINAVSDILGGTVGDLRPAMEAVADIASEEFVPGGVEGQLHMAEHPAGHLVLKWLIEQDSKMKESGREERFSRVLLEKVGLEKMKAWVAVNRGAIVLGCLLQSADDGVAEEVKQALKMIVPDLKEIKNSKGVEALLEKLD encoded by the exons ATGGTAAG AGTCACCATGGACGTAAAGCCAAAAAAGAAGTCATTTGTTCACAAGGACGGGAAAAAATCAGGAGAAGGTGGTGCTATGTCAG GTAAACCTAAAGGAAAAGGTTTAGGCAAACCAGGAAAGCGTCCTTTCAAGCCATTTGACGCCGGTAAAGGCAAAAAGTTTGATGGACCAGGAAAGAAGTTTGATGGACCCAGAAAGAAGTTTGATGGACCTAAGAAGAAATTTGATGGACCTAAGAAGAAATTTGATGGACCTGCAAAAAAGTTTGATGGACCAGCAAAGAAATTTGATGGACCCGGAAAGAAGTTTGATGGACCCAGAAAGAAATTCGATGGACCCGGAAAGAAGTTTGATGGACCCAGAAAGAAATTCGATGGACCCGGAAAGAAGTTCGATGGACCCGGAAAGAAGTTTGATGGACCCGGAAAGAAGTTCGATGGACCCGGAAAGAAGTTTGATGGAACAGGAAAGAATGGTCCACAGAAGTTCATTAAGAAGACCCCAAATGATGGAAAATTCTCCCAGAAGAGAAAGTTTCAACCGGGGAAGGAGGGTGAAAATG GTTCAGAGGCAAAGAAGCCTAAATGGGACGAGTTTAAACAGCAGAAGAAGGAATTGAAGCAGAATCGCCAGCAGCTTGAGCGGAAAGACACCTTTCACGTCATTAGTAGAGCTAAGCAGGTGTGGGAAGCAGTTAGGAG GAAAGACTGTGATAAAGACAAAAGGGCCAAACTGATGAACGAGCTTCATGACCTCGTACAAGGGAAGATaaaatct ATTGCCTTTGCACATGACTCAACACGCGTGCTTCAGTGTTTCATCCAGTTTGGAAATGAAAAGCAGAGACAAGAAGTGTTTGATGAACTCAAAG attCCTTTGTTGAGTTGAGCAAATCAAAATATGCCAGAAATATTGTTAAGAAATTCTTAATGTATGG GAGCAAGCAGCAGGTGGGGGAGGTGATGTTGGCCTTTAAGGGAAACGTGCGGACGATGCTGCGTCACTCAGAGGCCTCGTCCGTGGTGGAGTATGCCTACAACGACAAGGCCATCCTTCCACAGCGCCTCATGCTCACCGAGGAGCTCTACGGAAACACATTCCAAGTACTCAAG TCAACAGTTTGTCCCACGCTAGACAAGGTTCTTGAAATGAACCCAGGCAAGATAGACGGCATCATGGAGGAGATGAAACAGATTCTCACACCCATGTCACAAAA AGAAGCTGTTGTCAAACATTCCCTGGTCCATAAAGTGTTCCTGGATTTCTTCCTCCATGCCCCAGCCAAACAAAGAACA GAGATGATCGAGTCCATCAGGGAGTCGGTTGTGTACATGGCCCACACCCATGACGGGGCACGGGTGGCCATGCACTGCCTGTGGCACGGGACCCCCAAG GATAGGAAAGTCATTGTCAAAACCCTGAAGACCTACATAGACAAATTTTCCGTG GGGGAGTACGCTCACCTAGCGCTCCTGGCTGCCTTCGACTGCATCGATGACACCAAACTAGTCAAGCAACTTATCATATCA GAGATCATCGCCTCCCTCACTGAAATCATCAGCAACAAACACGGCAGGAAGGTGCTGCTGTATCTGCTCTGCCCGCGGGACCCCGCCAACCTGCTGCCCGAGATCATCCAGCTGCTGGAGAAAGGAGATGGGAATGCATACAG TAAGAAAGACACAGCTGTTAGGCGGCAGGAGCTGCTAGAGGCCGTCTCCCCAACTCTGCTTCAGCACCTGACTGAAAATGCACGTGCCATGGTAACGGACAAGGGCTCTATCAACGCCGTGAGTGACATCCTGGGCGGAACGGTTGGCGACCTTCGACCTGCCATGGAGGCAGTTGCCGACATCGCTTCTGAGGAGTTTGTACCTGGTGGAGTGGAAGGACAG CTGCACATGGCTGAGCATCCTGCGGGTCATCTGGTGCTGAAGTGGCTGATCGAACAGGATTCCAAGATGAAGGAATCGGGCAGAGAAG AGCGTTTCTCCCGGGTGTTACTGGAGAAGGTGGGTCTGGAGAAGATGAAGGCCTGGGTGGCAGTAAACCGTGGAGCCATCGTGCTTGGCTG cCTTCTGCAGAGTGCTGATGATGGAGTGGCTGAAGAAGTCAAACAGGCCCTGAAGATGATCGTCCCTGATCTCAAGGAGATCAAGAACTCTAAAGGAGTGGAGGCGCTGTTGGAGAAGCTTGACTGA
- the pum3 gene encoding pumilio homolog 3 isoform X2, with protein MDVKPKKKSFVHKDGKKSGEGGAMSGKPKGKGLGKPGKRPFKPFDAGKGKKFDGPGKKFDGPRKKFDGPKKKFDGPKKKFDGPAKKFDGPAKKFDGPGKKFDGPRKKFDGPGKKFDGPRKKFDGPGKKFDGPGKKFDGPGKKFDGPGKKFDGTGKNGPQKFIKKTPNDGKFSQKRKFQPGKEGENGSEAKKPKWDEFKQQKKELKQNRQQLERKDTFHVISRAKQVWEAVRRKDCDKDKRAKLMNELHDLVQGKIKSIAFAHDSTRVLQCFIQFGNEKQRQEVFDELKDSFVELSKSKYARNIVKKFLMYGSKQQVGEVMLAFKGNVRTMLRHSEASSVVEYAYNDKAILPQRLMLTEELYGNTFQVLKSTVCPTLDKVLEMNPGKIDGIMEEMKQILTPMSQKEAVVKHSLVHKVFLDFFLHAPAKQRTEMIESIRESVVYMAHTHDGARVAMHCLWHGTPKDRKVIVKTLKTYIDKFSVGEYAHLALLAAFDCIDDTKLVKQLIISEIIASLTEIISNKHGRKVLLYLLCPRDPANLLPEIIQLLEKGDGNAYSKKDTAVRRQELLEAVSPTLLQHLTENARAMVTDKGSINAVSDILGGTVGDLRPAMEAVADIASEEFVPGGVEGQLHMAEHPAGHLVLKWLIEQDSKMKESGREERFSRVLLEKVGLEKMKAWVAVNRGAIVLGCLLQSADDGVAEEVKQALKMIVPDLKEIKNSKGVEALLEKLD; from the exons ATGGACGTAAAGCCAAAAAAGAAGTCATTTGTTCACAAGGACGGGAAAAAATCAGGAGAAGGTGGTGCTATGTCAG GTAAACCTAAAGGAAAAGGTTTAGGCAAACCAGGAAAGCGTCCTTTCAAGCCATTTGACGCCGGTAAAGGCAAAAAGTTTGATGGACCAGGAAAGAAGTTTGATGGACCCAGAAAGAAGTTTGATGGACCTAAGAAGAAATTTGATGGACCTAAGAAGAAATTTGATGGACCTGCAAAAAAGTTTGATGGACCAGCAAAGAAATTTGATGGACCCGGAAAGAAGTTTGATGGACCCAGAAAGAAATTCGATGGACCCGGAAAGAAGTTTGATGGACCCAGAAAGAAATTCGATGGACCCGGAAAGAAGTTCGATGGACCCGGAAAGAAGTTTGATGGACCCGGAAAGAAGTTCGATGGACCCGGAAAGAAGTTTGATGGAACAGGAAAGAATGGTCCACAGAAGTTCATTAAGAAGACCCCAAATGATGGAAAATTCTCCCAGAAGAGAAAGTTTCAACCGGGGAAGGAGGGTGAAAATG GTTCAGAGGCAAAGAAGCCTAAATGGGACGAGTTTAAACAGCAGAAGAAGGAATTGAAGCAGAATCGCCAGCAGCTTGAGCGGAAAGACACCTTTCACGTCATTAGTAGAGCTAAGCAGGTGTGGGAAGCAGTTAGGAG GAAAGACTGTGATAAAGACAAAAGGGCCAAACTGATGAACGAGCTTCATGACCTCGTACAAGGGAAGATaaaatct ATTGCCTTTGCACATGACTCAACACGCGTGCTTCAGTGTTTCATCCAGTTTGGAAATGAAAAGCAGAGACAAGAAGTGTTTGATGAACTCAAAG attCCTTTGTTGAGTTGAGCAAATCAAAATATGCCAGAAATATTGTTAAGAAATTCTTAATGTATGG GAGCAAGCAGCAGGTGGGGGAGGTGATGTTGGCCTTTAAGGGAAACGTGCGGACGATGCTGCGTCACTCAGAGGCCTCGTCCGTGGTGGAGTATGCCTACAACGACAAGGCCATCCTTCCACAGCGCCTCATGCTCACCGAGGAGCTCTACGGAAACACATTCCAAGTACTCAAG TCAACAGTTTGTCCCACGCTAGACAAGGTTCTTGAAATGAACCCAGGCAAGATAGACGGCATCATGGAGGAGATGAAACAGATTCTCACACCCATGTCACAAAA AGAAGCTGTTGTCAAACATTCCCTGGTCCATAAAGTGTTCCTGGATTTCTTCCTCCATGCCCCAGCCAAACAAAGAACA GAGATGATCGAGTCCATCAGGGAGTCGGTTGTGTACATGGCCCACACCCATGACGGGGCACGGGTGGCCATGCACTGCCTGTGGCACGGGACCCCCAAG GATAGGAAAGTCATTGTCAAAACCCTGAAGACCTACATAGACAAATTTTCCGTG GGGGAGTACGCTCACCTAGCGCTCCTGGCTGCCTTCGACTGCATCGATGACACCAAACTAGTCAAGCAACTTATCATATCA GAGATCATCGCCTCCCTCACTGAAATCATCAGCAACAAACACGGCAGGAAGGTGCTGCTGTATCTGCTCTGCCCGCGGGACCCCGCCAACCTGCTGCCCGAGATCATCCAGCTGCTGGAGAAAGGAGATGGGAATGCATACAG TAAGAAAGACACAGCTGTTAGGCGGCAGGAGCTGCTAGAGGCCGTCTCCCCAACTCTGCTTCAGCACCTGACTGAAAATGCACGTGCCATGGTAACGGACAAGGGCTCTATCAACGCCGTGAGTGACATCCTGGGCGGAACGGTTGGCGACCTTCGACCTGCCATGGAGGCAGTTGCCGACATCGCTTCTGAGGAGTTTGTACCTGGTGGAGTGGAAGGACAG CTGCACATGGCTGAGCATCCTGCGGGTCATCTGGTGCTGAAGTGGCTGATCGAACAGGATTCCAAGATGAAGGAATCGGGCAGAGAAG AGCGTTTCTCCCGGGTGTTACTGGAGAAGGTGGGTCTGGAGAAGATGAAGGCCTGGGTGGCAGTAAACCGTGGAGCCATCGTGCTTGGCTG cCTTCTGCAGAGTGCTGATGATGGAGTGGCTGAAGAAGTCAAACAGGCCCTGAAGATGATCGTCCCTGATCTCAAGGAGATCAAGAACTCTAAAGGAGTGGAGGCGCTGTTGGAGAAGCTTGACTGA
- the kcnv2a gene encoding potassium voltage-gated channel subfamily V member 2 encodes MNQNLKARRQSLFPNYKVGCPAPAAKDPGDDIDLPFAQHSLLKPWNSLTELNRDIYDIYAEYEDDDDDRIAGTSMRFASPVKNYMLNINVGGKVYQISYRSAAKYPKTRIGRLATFTDHNRKLDLCDDYIVQNNEFFFDRDPDIFHNIFNFYRTGVLWIKDELCPRNFLEEINYWGVRIKSTHRCCRISFEERQDELNEQLKIQRELEAEVETEEHEELFEEMAFGNTRRRIWNLMEMPFSSITAKLMALASSFFVLVSLVALTLSTVEEMQYTTPTRQLSGHSYVEHVETFCIAFFTIEYLLRLISTPDLKRFSRSMLNAVDLLAILPLHLQMFLEFFETEDRAHHGDIETVARVGKLGQVLRIMRLMRIFRILKLARHSTGLRAFGFTLRQCYQQVGCLFLFIAMGIFTFSAMVYTVEHDVHKTNFTSMPAAWWWAAASISTVGYGDMYPETHLGRLFAFICISFGIILNGMPISILYNKFSDYYSKLKSHEFTSTLKGRGKLRIGGRVVQKLADCCKDATRVREPFQRSYTAFHDESGVEKCHLELPG; translated from the exons ATGAATCAAAATCTCAAGGCTAGGAGGCAGAGTCTCTTTCCCAACTACAAAGTGGGATGTCCAGCCCCAGCAGCAAAAGACCCCGGGGATGACATCGACCTACCCTTCGCTCAACACAGCTTGTTGAAGCCATGGAACTCCTTGACGGAGCTAAACAGAGATATCTATGACATCTACGCTGAATacgaggatgatgatgatgacaggaTTGCAGGGACCTCAATGAGGTTTGCCTCTCCAGTCAAGAACTACATGCTCAACATCAACGTCGGAGGTAAGGTGTACCAGATCTCCTACAGGTCTGCAGCGAAGTACCCTAAGACAAGGATAGGTCGGCTGGCAACGTTCACTGACCACAACAGGAAGTTGGACCTGTGTGATGACTACATAGTCCAAAACAATGAGTTCTTTTTTGACAGAGATCCAGACATCTTCCATAACATCTTCAATTTCTACCGGACGGGTGTGCTCTGGATCAAAGATGAGCTGTGCCctcgcaacttcctggaggaGATCAATTACTGGGGTGTCCGGATCAAGAGCACCCATCGCTGTTGCCGCATCTCCTTTGAGGAACGCCAGGATGAGCTGAACGAGCAGCTGAAGATACAGAGAGAACTTGAGGCTGAAGTGGAGACGGAAGAACACGAGGAGCTGTTTGAGGAGATGGCGTTCGGAAACACCCGGCGGAGGATCTGGAACCTCATGGAGATGCCCTTCTCCTCGATCACAGCCAAGCTCATGGCGTTGGCCTCAAGCTTCTTCGTGCTGGTTTCTCTGGTGGCCTTGACCCTCAGCACAGTCGAGGAGATGCAGTACACCACGCCAACCCGCCAGCTGAGTGGACATTCATACGTGGAGCACGTGGAGACCTTCTGCATCGCCTTCTTCACCATAGAGTACCTTCTGCGTCTAATATCCACACCCGACCTGAAGCGTTTCAGTCGCAGCATGCTCAATGCAGTCGACCTCCTCGCCATCCTGCCACTGCACCTGCAGATGTTCCTCGAGTTTTTCGAGACTGAGGACCGGGCCCACCACGGCGACATCGAGACAGTCGCCCGCGTGGGAAAACTTGGCCAGGTGCTGCGCATCATGAGGCTCATGCGCATCTTCCGGATCCTCAAACTGGCACGCCACTCCACGGGCCTCCGGGCGTTTGGCTTCACACTGCGCCAGTGCTACCAACAGGTGGGCTGCCTCTTCCTGTTCATCGCCATGGGCATCTTCACGTTCTCTGCCATGGTGTACACAGTGGAGCACGATGTCCACAAGACCAACTTCACCAGCATGCCAGCCGCCTGGTGGTGGGCTGCT GCAAGCATCTCTACCGTGGGCTACGGCGACATGTACCCCGAGACTCACCTGGGCCGGCTCTTCGCCTTCATCTGCATTTCCTTTGGAATCATTCTGAACGGCATGCCCATCTCCATTCTCTACAACAAGTTCTCAGACTATTACTCCAAACTGAAGTCCCACGAGTTCACGTCAACTTTAAAGGGACGTGGCAAGCTCCGCATTGGTGGGAGAGTAGTTCAGAAGCTCGCAGACTGCTGCAAAGATGCCACGCGTGTGCGGGAACCTTTCCAAAGAAGTTACACTGCGTTCCACGACGAGTCGGGAGTTGAGAAATGCCATCTTGAACTTCCCGGTTGA